TCACAAAACACATATCAATCCCAACGTTCAATTCAACTGGAGTATAAAAAAACCTTAAATCCCAACAAAAATACTCAAATTAATAAACCCTAACTTCTTATACTTACCATAGAACTCAAAATTTGATCTCCCCAGTCGAATTTTCCTCCAAAATCAGACGATCAAACACATAATCATCCATCAAATCACCTTTAATCCATCAAAAATCTATCAAATTCAAATGTGAACCGATTGAGTTGAAATTAGTATCGATTGAAAAGGAAAATGAGggggaaaatggaaaaaaaaaggagagaaatcaAGGGTTTGTAGAGtttgtctcttcttcttcttcttcttcttcttcttcgtcttcttcagtTACATCCAGCggatttgaaatgattttgtaGAAAAGAAAACGAAATAATTTGATAGTTCAAGTCCGGAAAGTGTTTGCCCTAGTTTTTTTTGGGTGGGGACTGTACTCTATAGTGTACCCAAAATTTGGGCAGAAATTGATTTTTTGGTTTGACTAAAAAGCCCTTGAAGTTCACCTATATTGCAAGTCAGAGTCTGGGCTTGACTCTAGTATCTGGATCCGAATTTGAGTTTGTTGGTTTCTTAAAAACTTCACTGATTTTATCGAAGAATTAATCTGTTCAGCCTAAACCTTTCTATATGTCACTTGATTTTTTCTAAAACAGTGCACCTCCTGAAATCGTAGTCAGTGATCTGGAATCTTCTGCTCAAGCCACTTGTCTATGAATCATGGATACCTCGGGTGATCAAGTCTACATTTTGTAAAAGGGTGTTTGGATACCATATAAGAAACAGCTCTCTTTGACTTGATTAAGTCGAAAGTCAAAAGTTAGTTTATAGGGATTTTTTAAAAGCAAAAAGAAagatcatttttatgtttatgcCGCAAAAAACACTTCGATTTTGACCTCTGAGGATGACTTGTACTTCTAATTCtgcatcatctacttctaagaaAACCGATGAACATTTTGGGCACAAAGCCAATCTTGCTGCAAGGTTCTTGCCAGCAGTGGTAGAGTAGGATTCCATGCGGTAAGGGAAAAAAAATACTTTGTAGGGGTAATTAAGAGATAAAATTTAAAGGGGGTGTCGGGGATAATTAAGCCTTGGGAAACTTTAATATCAGGTGGCCCTTGGCTCTACCCCTGGTTGCATGTCCCATGGTTTTGCCCTAGTTTTGGTGGGACTGTCATGTACATTATTGGAGCAGAGATGATGTTCCCCTAATTTGACCAAAGTGTACTTTGATGGACTTTAATCACACTGTCGGATATATACAACTGACAGTACAGAATTTTTTGTAGACAAAAACAATGTAACAAAACACTGTGACATGAAAAAAATTGCCCAAATTTTTTTCAGGATCGAGTGGTTGGAATGTAAAATTTCTTATCCATTTTGAATCCACAAGTATGTATTTTGGTAGCCGTGTAATCCATCATCATGTTGCTTCTTAAATCATATGACCATAAGGAGCTCTTCAATGCACAACTTTAGTCAATGTTAGGCCTAACATGCTAGAGTCCTCAACGCTCCATCAGGAATTGGAACTGTACATTAATCCAGTTGTTGTCGTAGTTGGGTAATCAAACGATTACTTGGCACAGCGTCTGATACTTTCTTCCACTCTAGTAAGTGCATCTGTGAGCACATCGATACCCCAGTCTTTGACACCCCCCTGCACATCACCATGTAAGTATACCATTTTGTTTGTGAGATGAAAGATACCTTAAAGAACGCATGTCATGGTACAAGAATGTGTTCAATGGGTCCTAtgcaattgttacttcaaaaatgatATCAGCAAGTACTACGCCGATATTTACTTCCCATTGAAATCAGTTTCCACTTCAAAACGTCACAAACTCATGCAACGAATTTATTTTAAAACAAACATAATCAGAATAGTGAAAAATAGAGAGGAGAGCCAGATGCTGCAGCACAGTGAAGGGTTTAATTCAATTATCCTGCTTTATTTAGATCTTCCTGCAGACAAATACAACTTTTATTTCCATGGAAGAGAACCAAAATTGTTGTTTATCCTAATTACAAATGATTTTTAGTGAGCTGACCTACTCTGCAAGACTGGAGGATGAAATTGTGAGAAAATTCTTTGGTTTGATCACTGGAAGCTGGATATTTTCACATTAAAATAAGTGGTACAGTGAGGATAACCCTACAGCTATCAATAGAGGTTCGCCATAATTGTTTTGGATCGCTACAAGTTACTCTTTTCTGCTCCATCAGTTGGCTCTTTGGTTGCTATGAGGGTGTCCTCCTGCACCTCATAGGTTGCAGAGAACCCTAAATCTAATTATTAAATGGGAAACTGATCTCCACAAATATACATGTGGATCTTAACATTATCTATTTTGAAAGTATGCATGTGCAGTGAAGCACAAGCTGACATTAACAAGAAACAGTCAGCAAAAAATTTTGACATTTTCTGATGGAATTGAGAACACCACTACCCCATTTCAGACTTTGGAGTTTTCAGGGTTTCAGGCATACATGAGACGAATATACCCTAGTAAGTCGAGGTGCTAATGGATAAAGACATCATGAACAAGTTTTAAGTTATGATGAAAACTTTACCAACGTTCTGCCACTACCAATAAAGTAATGCACATAGATCTAAAGATTATTTCTAGGTTCACAAACAAAGGTACTCAAAATAATAACAAGAACGTATGAATGTAAAATTGCTGGACTTTGAACTTAGCAAACAAAGTTGTACAAGTGACTCACCATGCGAAGTGGTTCATCAGTTCTTAACCGTGCATTTGGACGAGCAAGCTTGGATTCGAAAGGAGTCCTTGGCCTCACTTCTTGGATTTCCTCCCATTCTTCAGGACTAAGCATCCTAACCGTCCCTTGACCTTCAGGAGCATTCCTAATTTTGCGCTCAATCCTCTCTTGAGATTTTGATTCATCATACTGCCCAAAAGTAGGTCAACGAAAATGTTACAGGTAGATTCCAAAAAATCTTCATTCAACGCAGTAAACAACAGAAAAGACGAAACAgaagaaaatttaaaagtttACTGTTCAGTAACCACATAAAGAATACTAAAGATTTCTTCCACCAGTATACAGTGAAGAAGTTGCATACGGATGTAAGGTTGTCTCTTCCTGAAGTTCCAACTGTACTCTTCTTCATTTACATGTTGCTTTCCTAAATCTCACTCGATTATAACGTAAGGAACTTGAAAACTTAATTCGATGGTCTCAATATTTACACACTATCTTCAATACAGGGTCTAGCTTAAATATTCAATATAAGGTTTCTTGTCGATAAATGGATGGACACTAGAGTCAGTACCACATTGTTCTTTCACATTCTGAGGGGTCGAATAACAAATTACTTGGTTTCATACTTGCTTTACAAACTAAGCCGCATCTACATTCTTTTACTTTCAATCACTTCCTGTCAACTTCACACTGCCTTACACACGTGGAGTATCCATGAACCCATATCATTATCCTCCTCACAGAACTATGTAGAACACCTTAAAAGTAACAACAATTCCTGATTAGCTGCTCGCCTAAAAGGTTCACACCATGCACACAAGCTAAGCTGAAACCACCAGATGCCCTCCACTGTTGGATCTGGCCACCCATTGGGATGAATCCCTGGTGATCCAACAGCATGGATTTGCCAATTCAGCTCGCGTTCATGTTTCGAGCAAACAGAAAAGCATTCTGAATTTAAAAGCATAGCAACAATAACAAATCCAACATACAAATACAACTAAATGGATAACTGACAATGCTCCACAAAACATTGGCTATAAACTTCAACTTCAATATAAGGTTTCTTGGTCATACAGCAGCTGGACGTGTCTAGCTATAGAAACTACTAATAGAATAGATATATGCATCAAGAATGTCTAGAATTCTCATCATTCCAATTATTCTTTCACATTCTAAGGGGTAGAAAAATTGACTTGTTTAGTACTCCAAATACATAACAGCAATAACAAGCAAACAAGCACAACATACAAAATAGACTAAATTGCTGACTGGTGATACTCCACAAAAACATGGGCTACAAAATTCAACTTCAATAAATCAAACACGCGAAAACTTTTGTTAATTTTTTATCAAAGGGGCATAGATAACTGATGTTTGTTCTATAAATCATTATCTACAGAATTCAAAAATGCGATAATTTTGGAGGAAAGGGGCATACGTACATACCAGCACGAGAACTTTGGCGAATagagcaacagcaacagcaacagcaacaagaacAACAGGAATTTTAAGTGTATCTAAATAAGCCATCGATTCTGGTACTTCAACTAAAAACTCATCATTCTTTTTGCTTCGATTcgtcatattcttcttctttttcctcattTCTGATATTGTTTTCTTTAATGTTTCACTTGGTGGATTATGAGATTGTGTATGTATTAGTCTTCGAGATTAGAAGAATGAACGACTAATTCGATACATTTTGGGGAGAAATTGGAGGGTTTTGAGATTGAATTTGGGGGAATTGGAATCCTTAGGGTTTAGATTTCGAGACTCTGAGATTTCTCTAATTTGGAGGATAAAGAAGGAAGAGGAAAGAGCACCAggatatatagaataaagagtcGGCTTTACCGTTTTGTATAGGGTAATCTACTTGAATTACCAAGAGAGGTTAATCTTAATAAAGGGTAATTACGTCAATTTCGTAGTTTGATATTGAAAGTCAAGCTCATTGACTGGTATCGAATTCGAGTTCCTATACTCTCCGACGAATGTTCACATGACATCGCAGTTTcgtcatttgatttgattttcataCAGTTAGGAAAATAAAATAGTAAAAACTGAATATGGTGAGATCTTACCTACTTGTAGCCCAAACAGGCAAACGATATCTTGGCAATGTTTTGATCTTAAAATTTGAAATTTTGTGTTACTCAATCGGTTTAGCGTGCGGACTCGAAGAACTATTGAGTTAATGTGAACTATTGAGTTAATGTACGAGAGCATTCTTTTTGCCAACTGAGTTAATCTCATCCACAGTATATGTGAAACACAATTTATTTGATGTCacgccccaacctaatcacctgcttggctaataggattacaaccttaTTGAAGCATCAAATTCGGATTATCGATtctaagaatcataattacaaaAAGTGTTAATAACGAAACCCTAAACTTTCTGATATTGTATAAATGAAAATCTCTCGAATGATATGAATAATTTTACAAATTAACAAATATATACATTTATGAAAGATAAATAAACATCTTCAGATTTGATACACCTTTATGCTACTAAAACGGATTTCTTCGCGCACACTGTTCCTTCtaattactgaaactgaagtgggaatgagtgagcacatcgtcccaaagtggtgcccagtagaaacatataactttcaagtaatcactaacatacttcacagttctaaaataaaatcaatagtTTAAAGAACAATAATGAATTGAAGCGTTTAACAACTCATGCAACAAGAAGCAAGTGTTATCCTAACCTCgacaaactcattggagaagacgacgcaaGAACAACCCTAATCAGTAATAATAACACCATTTACATGAAGTGTCCgcccaaatcatgattcaaaatattaccatcaagatcagaaattAGTCAAACAATTATAacatgcacacgagtgatttaccccaaataaaatagtatataaaaTATCGAAAGGGATGAGTTATCCCCCTACTTAAATAAGATTGCTAACGGATGAGTTACCGCGCTACTATATTagtaaacaaaaataaataaatcaaaacggATGAATTACTGCCCTACTAAGATACGATTGCTAACGGATGAGTTATCGCGTTACTCAACTTAGCAAAGAGTCGTGGGGAATCACATCAACTCATTGTATGGAAATCTCACCAAGCATATCACACACATACACATTCATAGCAACATCACATATGCAGCATCATCATACTTGCATACAAAAGAACACAAAAACAATGCTTCAAAGTACACACAATCATGCATACATTTAGTAAAGTCTCATCATGCTCAAAGATAAAGacaaacttaatgattacaaagttcccacctcttttgatgacaagccacgcccaCCTCAGAATCCACTATCCATTAATTTGTCCATTGGATCGATCGTTGTTAACATAGATTTACTGTGAATCACACAAGCACTTAAAGAATTTATCCAATAGACGCATATAATGCTCATAACATAATATATTGCATGTTTGTAGTTAATGCCTAAGTGAAATAACTAACAGTTTTAGGATTTATCAATTGTTCTTTAACTTGGTAATTAGTAATTTTATCATAAAACAATATGTACTTATCCAAATGGATCAATTTTGGTGTCGTTGAAAAGCTCTTGaatacctgttgatggtggtttttagcttagggttaaaatcgtaaaactgtgcaTCTGACgtaacgtcactatgaccattagcacatttattgaatcaatcagcatgcctacgcaagAATTACCGGGTTACGTTTTttttatgggtcatgttccacggcagaacccttaacatcgactgacatcatctatgccaaaccctaattctcatgctaccgcgccaaggcatgccgaccatgccagccgcaccactgtgccaatggcaaaccatgccagccacatatccgcgccaaggcatcccaaccatgccagccgcactcctgtgccgatggcaaaccatgccagccacatctccgcgccaaggcatgccatgccacatgtgccaatggcatgccaac
This genomic interval from Papaver somniferum cultivar HN1 unplaced genomic scaffold, ASM357369v1 unplaced-scaffold_107, whole genome shotgun sequence contains the following:
- the LOC113327784 gene encoding uncharacterized protein LOC113327784; protein product: MRKKKKNMTNRSKKNDEFLVEVPESMAYLDTLKIPVVLVAVAVAVALFAKVLVLYDESKSQERIERKIRNAPEGQGTVRMLSPEEWEEIQEVRPRTPFESKLARPNARLRTDEPLRMGGVKDWGIDVLTDALTRVEESIRRCAK